CGCGCGAACAGGCCCTGGACCGTATGGCGGCGGAGGCGGAAAAACTGGGCGCCAACGGCATCGTGGCCGTCCGCTTCGGGACCGCCGAGATGATGGCGTCGGCTGCGGAGATCCTGGCCTACGGAACGGCCGTCGTTTACGAATAGCGAGACCCGCTTCGCGTCTGGGGAATTTTCCCGGACACCTCACCCCACGGAATCCCGATCAGGCGGAAACGGCGCTGCGCGGCCCGCGGGGCCCGCGGAAAGGGGATTTTGTGCCCGGCCCGCGATACCAGGAGATGCCGGGCAATGCGTCCCGCCCGCGGACCCGAATTCAGGAAAGGATACATGATGACGCAGGAATGGACCGAGTCTCTTCCGGAGCGCTCCCGGCCGCCGGAGGTGGCAAACCCGGGCGCGTGCGGAGGGGAAGGAGTTTCGGACGAGCAGCTGGTGAGACGGAGCCTCGAGGGGGAAGAGGACGCGTTCCGGAGCCTGTATGAAAGATACCGCCGCCCGGTTTACGGCGCCGTGCGGAGGATTCTGGGAGATCCCGAGGACTCGCGGGATGCGACGCAGGAGATCTTTCTTGCCGTGTACCGTTCCCTGGCGCAGTGGAACCCGGAAAAGGCCCGGTTCGGGTGCTGGATCCGCAGGGTCGCGACCAACCGGGCCATCGATCACTGGCGCTGCCGCCGACGCGGGATCGACCTGCTGTTCGGGGAAACGCCCGGCCCGGCAGGGAACGTCGCCCGACCCTGCCCGGCCGGGATGCGTCCGGCCGAAAAGATGGTGGAATTCAGGGAGCGCGCCCTGGAGGTGCGGCGCTTTCTCGAGCGTTTGCCGCAACCGCAGGGAAGGTTTGTCGTATTACGATATTGCGAAGGGTTGAAGCTGCGCGAAATCGCCGAAAGGGAAGGGTGCAGGCTGGGGACCGTGAAAAGCACCCTTCACCGGGTGACGCGGGAGATGCGGCGCAAACTGAAGCGCGCCTAGCGGGCGGCACGAGCGCGGAAGGAGGGGGGATGCGGGAAGCCGTTTCGAAATCGGATCGCGAGGACCTGCTCCGGGGGATCCGCGACGAGTTCGGGCGGTGGCCCGAACTCGAACGGAGGATCTTTTTCAGTGCCCGCTACCGGGGGCAGTCGCCGGAGGCCATCTCCCGCGCCCTGAAAATGGCTCCGGCCGAAGTCTCGGCGGCGCTCCGGGCATGCGACCGCCGGCTTCACCGGTCGCTGCGGCGCCGTCCCTAGCCCTTGTTCAGGGAGGTGAGGAACTCCGCGTTGCTGTCGGACTTGCGGAGCTTGTCGAGCAGCA
The sequence above is drawn from the Acidobacteriota bacterium genome and encodes:
- a CDS encoding RNA polymerase sigma factor, translating into MMTQEWTESLPERSRPPEVANPGACGGEGVSDEQLVRRSLEGEEDAFRSLYERYRRPVYGAVRRILGDPEDSRDATQEIFLAVYRSLAQWNPEKARFGCWIRRVATNRAIDHWRCRRRGIDLLFGETPGPAGNVARPCPAGMRPAEKMVEFRERALEVRRFLERLPQPQGRFVVLRYCEGLKLREIAEREGCRLGTVKSTLHRVTREMRRKLKRA